Sequence from the Myxococcota bacterium genome:
CAGAAGTGCGTCTCGACCAGCCGCTGGCTCCAGATCTGCGTGTGCCACAGGCGTGGCACGAGGTAGTACAGAGTCGCGAAACAGGTGAGCGCGACCCAGCCCAGCGCGCCCGCGTGTACGTGCGCGATCGTCCAATTCGTGAAGTGCGACAGCGCGTTCACCGTCTTGATCGACATCATCGGCCCCTCGAAGGTGCTCATGCCGTAGAAGGTGAGTCCCACGACGAACATCTTGAGGATCGGGTCGGTGGCCACGCGGTGCCAAGCGCCACGCAGGGTCAGCAGCCCGTTCAGCATGCCGCCCCACGAGGGCAGCAGCAGCATGATCGAGAACGCCGTGCCCAACGACTGAGTCCAGTCGGGCAGCGGGGAGAACAGGAGATGGTGCGGCCCCGCCCAGATGTACACGAAGATCAGCGACCAGAAGTGCAGGATCGAGAGCCGGTGCGAGTAGATCGGGCGCTCGGCCTGGCGCGGCAGGAAGTAGTACATGAGGCCCAGGATCGGCGTGGTCAGGACGAAGCCGACGGCGTTGTGTCCGTACCACCACTGGATGTTCGCGTCGTGCACGCCCGCGTAGATCGAGTACGACTTCCAGAGACTGACCGGGCGCTCGAGGTTGTTGAAGATGTAGAGCATCGCGATCGTGATCACGGTCGCGCCGAAGAACCACAGGGCTGCGTACAGGCCGCGCTCGCGCCGGCGCGCGATCGTGCCGAAGAAGTTCACGCCGTAGATGACCCACATCACGACGACCGCGATGTCGAGCGGCCACTCGAGCTCGGCATACTCCTTGGAGCTGGTGTGACCCAGTACCAGGGTGATTCCCGCTGCGACCAGCGTGAGGTTCCACAGCCAGAGATGCAGGCGCGCGAGAAAGTCTGACGGCAGGCGCGCGCGACACAGTCGCTGCACGGCGTAGTAACTGCCCGCGAACACCACGCCGAGCGTGAAGCCGAAGAT
This genomic interval carries:
- the ccoN gene encoding cytochrome-c oxidase, cbb3-type subunit I, translating into MTEAGDDETYDMGVVRGFALSALVWGIVGMAVGLVIALQLAWPQLNVGPYFHFGRLRPVHTNVVIFGFTLGVVFAGSYYAVQRLCRARLPSDFLARLHLWLWNLTLVAAGITLVLGHTSSKEYAELEWPLDIAVVVMWVIYGVNFFGTIARRRERGLYAALWFFGATVITIAMLYIFNNLERPVSLWKSYSIYAGVHDANIQWWYGHNAVGFVLTTPILGLMYYFLPRQAERPIYSHRLSILHFWSLIFVYIWAGPHHLLFSPLPDWTQSLGTAFSIMLLLPSWGGMLNGLLTLRGAWHRVATDPILKMFVVGLTFYGMSTFEGPMMSIKTVNALSHFTNWTIAHVHAGALGWVALTCFATLYYLVPRLWHTQIWSQRLVETHFWVATLGIVLYVTPMWISGVTQGLMWRAVNPDGSLTYTFADSVAAIRPYDMIRAGGGAIFLTGALLMFWNVMMTIRQGSSSVPEPMAVPAAAVEGR